The Felis catus isolate Fca126 chromosome C2, F.catus_Fca126_mat1.0, whole genome shotgun sequence genomic sequence ataaattataaaataaaccaaGTCCAGTTGCTTCAAGTTGACATAGAAGACaagtttcccctcctcccctctcctaggACTCATCACATtaatatacatacagaaataaaaccaacatcatcattatgcatttttttctattttaccacTATACTTTTTTTAGCATTAGCCCCTCTCTTGGATTTTGAAATACAGAGGCATTGTAACAAATATCAAATgatgtacacacaaacacactcacacacgatAGTAGGTATGAAAACGTTTCCATGGTTAAAGGGCTCTTGATATTTACCACTCAATAATTTCTAAGGCTACCTTTAGAAAAGCTTTTAGGTTAACTATTGTAAACCCAAACAGTGCAGGCCTGTACCATCCATCTTCAGAATCCAGGAAACAGATCAATATTTGATCTATAGGCAGTTGAGTCGATAAGCAGGTCTTCCAAAGGAGCTTAATACGAGCAAGCACAATTCTCAAAATTAACCAcagaacattttgtttattttatacttatttttttgaagtatagttaaaACACATTAgtatagtagtttcaggtatCCAGTATAGTGGTTTGAGAACTCTATATGTTATACTATGCTCACACAAGTGTAGCTCCATACCACACTATACCACAATATAGAATATTACACAATATAGAATATACCACAGTACAGAATATTACAATATTCTATACAATATACACTATACAATATACTATACAATACACAATATACACAATACTTACAATATACTATATTCCCTATTTCATCCTCTTGACttaatctttcaaaaaattgtttttaatgtttatttgttttgagaaagagagacagagtgcgagcaggggaggagcagagagagagggagacacggaatctgaagcaggctccaggctctaagctgtcagcacagagcctgacacagggttctaactcatgaaccgtgagatcatgacctgaggcgaagtcggacactcaaccaacggagccacccaggcaccccttgacttgttcattttataactggaagcctgtacctcccttTCCCGTCACCCCTTTTTGCCCATCTTCCCACCTGTCTCcgctctggcaaccaccagtttgttttctctatttatgggtctgtttctgctttgtttgttcgtttgctttgtctttcagattttatatataagtgaaatcgtatggtatttgtctttctctgacttatttcacttaggtccatccatgttgtcacaaatggcaagatttcattctttttaatattcctgtgtgtgtgtgtatgtgtgtgtgtgtgtgtaccacgtctcctttacccattcattcatctgtgggtggacacttgggctgcttccatgtcttggcgattgtaaataatgcctcagtaaacataggagtgtatacatctttttgaattagtgcttttgttttctttgggtaaaagaCTCAGTAATGGAATTAGCGGATCATacggtatttctgttttttaattttttgaggaacctccatactgtcttccacagtgactgcaccaaatTATATTCCTACCACAGTGCATGaggatttctttctctccattccttaccaacccttgttatttcttgtcttttcgaGCCTAGCTTCTCTGACAGGTGTAACGTGATacctcatgtggttttgatttgtatttctttgatgatgagtgatactgagcggcttttcatgtgtctgttggcgtTTGTTAATGccagtttattttgtctttgtatcccttgcctgaggagacatatctagaaaaatattgctatggtcCTTGGCCTAATTTCTTAACCTCTTAGAGCCATCATATCTTTCCGCATCTATAAAAGAATTAGCATATAATTCCACCCAGGCAGAATCACTTTGTGCACCGAATAACATAATTAAGTATTGTGCTAGATGCAGTCACTGCATGGTGTTTCATAGAAGGGAATTGAGCGGTAGAAAGATGTGCAGACTGGCCGTGGGGTCGTTTTTGGCACCAAGGCTGCAGCACTCATGACAAACGTCACTCACATTGCTTGTGACCACTGGGTACATATACTTGTGCCAATGGGATTTGTCCTTGGATGTTATCTagacagaaagaatgaagaaaagctaACTGCCTTCTGGAATAAGAGTTTGTTGTTTAAGAGGGAATTGAGACCCAGTGAGGAAGTCACCTGGAAGTAAAGGCTATGACTGAATTATAGaatgttcacattttaaaaattaggagagaggggcgcctgggtggctcagtcggttaagtatctgactttggctcaggtcacgatctcacggttcgtgcgtttgagccctgtgtcgggctctgtgctgacggctcggagcctgaagcctgctttggattctgtgtctccctctctctctctgcccttccctcacttgtgctctctctctctctttcaagaataaagagtaaaattaaacattaaaaaaaaaataaaataaaaattaggagagaaataaaaacccaTTCGTTATTTTTGAAAACAGGATGTGCAAACTGCAAACCTGATGGACCCATGAGAAAATGAGCTCCTGGTAATCTGAAGACACCTTGGGGAGGGCTTTAGTTCTCCAAGAATCCAGAAGTTGGAGCCAATGTtatttaaatctcaaaataaaataaaataaaataaaataaaatagatctcAGTGAAAATATAGATATTATTGTATGGTTCTGAGAGTGAagagtttcttctctctcttccatcttGAGTTACTTTTCATTTACTGGCCTCTTCACTCTATTTCATATTTACTCTGTCTCTTTTACTAATTTCCTCTGCCTAGTAATCCCTTGTTCTCTCCAAAGGGCATGGTCATCCACTCTCCCCTATACAAGACAAGAGCCTTTAGGCCCAGTTCCCGTAACTGGTTACCACCGTGCAGAACTCATACCCCACAGGAGGTCACTTTAACTGTGAGGCCCCCGCTACAAGTACTGTTTGAGGTTCCCTTGAACTGAGGAGATTTGTGAGCAAATGACCTTTAACCCAGTGAGACTCTCCTCCTGCAAGCTCCACTAATCTTCTTAGGTGTTAATATTTAGCATTACCTTGTATTACCCAGGTGCCGAATGCAGCTGCCCACAGCCTTACCTGCAGAATCTGTTGAAATGCTTCCCTTGCTTCTTTTCCCTGCTTGTTTCACGGAGATTTCTGTTCTGGCAAGGGGTCAGTAGaagtgacacccccccccccttttcagTAGAAGGAACACACTTTAAAAGTCAAAGGTTTGATGAAGGGCACAGAAACTGTTTCTCAGGGTTCCTCTCTGCCACAGAATCATTAGTCTGTCATTAAAGTGCCAGCAAGGAAGGTgatcagtcctccaactttagAGGGTGGATTCGGCTTTAGTAGGACTGGAGAGGCACCCGAGTTTCTGCATATCTAGGATGCTTCCAGAAGATACTGAGGCTGATATGCTGATCTGGGGACCACACTTAACAAGGAAATGCTACTAAGTAACGAGGAAGGGAGGGACTGGCTATGGAAATCTTCGGGCAGCCTGGAGGGGCAGCCAATTCCTGGTTTTTCCAGATATTTCCTTATAGCAAAGATCCTGGGCTTTTGGAACAGACAAGGCTCTGTTGTAATCTTTGCTTTCCACCGACTGTGGTCACGGGCAAGTCAGTTACCTCAAAAcccagtttcctcttttgtaaaacaGAGAGTGGAGGTAATATCTGCCTTCTGAGGGGTCCCAGAGattttgtgacacagtatgtaTGATGGCCTAGCAGAATGTCTGGCACATTTAGGCCCTCCGTAAATGGTGCTGTTTCTCACTGCTGCAAGGATGAAACCGAGAGATTGTGAGTAAGAGCCTGTCGTCTTCAGCTTTTCTATATTCAGGGTGAGGACTTGGCTTTGTTTTCGTGTGCCCAGAGTTAATAAACAGGAGTGTTAGTGGGTGTGCTCCCCATGTTCAGACAGTTTCTCCGCTTTGATGGGTACAGCGGAATCACCCTAGGGCAGAATGAGGTAATGCTTTGGAATCATGATGAGAAGGCCTCTTTCTTATTAGCCGTCACACCCTCAGATATTAAGGTGTCTTTCGTAAACTTTTCTATTCTTAAGTTCATGTGACACCTTTGTCACAGGTCTTTCTCAAATAGCAGAAAGGGAAAACACTTCCTAGTTCCTATGGGTTCAAGTCCATTTTCTTGTCCTGTACAcacaaaagcattttctttggGTCCATATGCTCTATTCCTAAGCCTCTGGCTTGCCCAGACTTCCTGATTAAGTAGCAATACCTACAAATCCT encodes the following:
- the LOC123380058 gene encoding NADH dehydrogenase [ubiquinone] 1 beta subcomplex subunit 1-like; this translates as MTMTIKSSELKTPSRVPLPILELLQTNKKAQKDVQTGRGVVFGTKAAALMTNVTHIACDHWVHILVPMGFVLGCYLDRKNEEKLTAFWNKSLLFKRELRPSEEVTWK